One genomic segment of Mangifera indica cultivar Alphonso chromosome 6, CATAS_Mindica_2.1, whole genome shotgun sequence includes these proteins:
- the LOC123219401 gene encoding calcium permeable stress-gated cation channel 1-like, translating to MATLGDIGVSAALNILSAFLFLIAFAILRVQPFNDRVYFPKWYLKGLRDSPTHGGAFVRKFVNLDFRSYVRFLDWMPAALKMPELELIEHAGLDSVAYLRIYLIGLKIFVPIAFLAWAVLVPVNFTNSTLDIEAKLSNVTASNVDKLSISNIPLKSERFWVHIVMAYAFTFWTCYVLMKEYKIVANMRLQFLAAAKRRPDQFTVLVRNVPPDPDESVSELVEHFFLVNHPDHYLTHQVVINANKLAKLVQKKKTMQNWLDYYQNKYERKKSKRPFMKTGFLGLWGKKVDAIDYHISEIEKLSTKIDEEKKRVVKDPKSIMPASFVSFKTRWGAAVCAQTQQTKDPTVWLTEWAPEPRDVYWENLAIPYVSLRVRRLIIGVAFFFLTFFFIIPIAIVQSFASLEGIEKVAPFLKPIVEIEFIKSVIQGFLPGIVLKLFLIFLPTILMIMSKFEGFVSLSSLERRSASRYYLFNLVNVFLGSIITGSALEQLKSFIKQSANEIPKTIGVAIPIKATFFITYIMVDGWAGIAAEILMLKPLIIYHLKNFFLVKTEKDREEAMDPGSICFNTGEPRIQLYFLLGLVYATVTPLLLPFIIVFFALAYVVFRHQIINVYNQEYESGAAFWPDVHKRVIAALVISQLLLMGLLGTKEAAQSTPFLVALPVLTIWFHKFCTGRYKSAFVKFPLQEAMMKDTLERVREPNFNLKGYLQNAYIHPVFKTDNEDEDEDDMLYWSEEKENVLVPTKRNSRKNTPVPSKMSSASSPAPSLPDTVRENSEL from the exons ATGGCGACGCTCGGAGATATAGGGGTTTCAGCAGCTCTTAATATTCTTAGTGCCTTCTTGTTCTTAATAGCATTTGCTATATTAAGGGTTCAACCGTTCAACGATAGGGTATACTTTCCGAAATGGTATCTCAAAGGGTTAAGAGATAGTCCAACTCATGGGGGGGCATTTGTGCGGAAGTTTGTGAATTTGGATTTTAGATCATATGTAAGGTTCTTGGATTGGATGCCGGCTGCATTGAAGATGCCGGAACTTGAGCTTATTGAGCATGCTGGATTGGATTCGGTTGCCTACTTGAGGATTTACTTGATAGGACTTAAGATATTTGTTCCTATAGCATTTCTTGCTTGGGCTGTTTTGGTGCCAGTCAATTTTACAAATAGCACATTAGACATAGAAGCCAAGCTATCAAATGTGACTGCAAGTAATGTTGATAAGCTTTCAATATCAAATATCCCACTAAAATCGGAGAG GTTTTGGGTTCATATTGTGATGGCTTATGCCTTTACCTTTTGGACATGCTATGTTCTGATGAAGGAGTATAAAATAGTTGCTAATATGCGGTTGCAGTTTCTTGCAGCAGCAAAGCGTAGACCCGATCAATTTACA GTCCTTGTTAGGAATGTTCCTCCAGACCCGGATGAATCTGTTAGCGAGCTTGTGGAGCATTTCTTTTTGGTGAATCACCCAGATCACTACCTAACACATCAG GTGGTAATCAATGCAAATAAACTTGCCAAATTGGtgcaaaagaagaaaacaatgcAGAACTGGCTTGACTACtaccaaaataaatatgaacgAAAAAAATCAAAGAGGCCGTTTATGAAG ACTGGTTTTCTTGGACTTTGGGGGAAAAAAGTGGATGCAATTGATTATCACATatctgaaattgaaaaattgtcaaCAAAA atagatgaagagaaaaaaagggtTGTTAAAGATCCCAAGTCTATAATGCCAGCATCATTTGTTTCCTTTAAAACTAGATGGGGTGCAGCTGTGTGTGCACAAACTCAACAAACCAAAGATCCAACTGTATGGTTGACAGAGTGGGCCCCAGAGCCTCGAGATGTCTATTGGGAAAACCTGGCAATTCCATATGTTTCACTCAGGGTTAGAAGGCTGATAATTGGTGTTGCATTCTTTTTCCTCaccttttttttcattatcccCATTGCAATTGTACAATCTTTTGCAAGCCTCGAGGGAATTGAAAAAGTAGCACCATTTCTGAAACCCATAGTTGAAAT CGAATTTATTAAATCAGTCATCCAAGGTTTTCTTCCTGGTATTGTATTGAAGCTTTTTCTCATCTTCCTGCCGACAATATTGATGATTATGTCTAAATTTGAAGGCTTTGTGTCTCTATCATCTCTCGAAAGAAGATCAGCTTCTAGATATTATCTATTCAATTTGGTGAATGTCTTCCTTGGGAGCATAATAACTGGATCTGCACTTGAGCAGCTAAAGTCTTTTATAAAGCAGTCAGCAAATGA AATTCCCAAGACTATTGGAGTAGCTATACCAATTAAAGCAACTTTCTTCATAACTTATATAATGGTCGATGGATGGGCTGGTATAGCTGCAGAGATTTTAATGTTGAAACCACTGATCATATACCACTTGAAGAATTTCTTCTTGGTGAAGACTGAAAAGGACAGGGAGGAGGCAATGGATCCAGGAAGTATTTGTTTCAACACTGGAGAACCTCGTATTCAGTTATATTTTCTGCTGGGCCTTGTCTATGCGACAGTGACTCCTCTTTTGCTCCCTTTCATAATTGTTTTCTTTGCACTGGCCTATGTGGTTTTCCGTCATCAG ATCATAAATGTTTACAACCAAGAGTATGAGAGTGGTGCAGCATTCTGGCCCGATGTCCATAAAAGAGTCATTGCGGCATTGGTTATATCACAGTTGCTTCTTATGGGACTGCTGGGTACAAAGGAAGCTGCTCAATCAACACCATTTCTCGTTGCTCTTCCTGTACTTACGATATGGTTTCATAAGTTCTGCACAGGCCGATACAAATCTGCATTTGTTAAATTTCCCTTACAG GAAGCAATGATGAAAGACACTTTAGAGCGTGTACGGGAACCGAACTTTAACTTGAAAGGTTATCTTCAAAATGCATACATCCATCCTGTCTTCAAAACTGacaatgaagatgaagatgaagatgatatgCTTTACTGGAGCGAGGAGAAAGAAAATGTGTTAGTTCCCACAAAACGCAATTCCCGTAAAAACACACCAGTTCCCAGCAAAATGAGTAGTGCATCCTCACCGGCTCCCTCTTTGCCTGACACTGTTCGTGAAAACTCAGAGCTGTGA